Within the Echinicola sp. 20G genome, the region AAAATTAAATACAAAATACTCTTTCATGAAAAGACTAATAATTATTTTGCTCGTTTTTGTGCTCCCTATCAGTTTATTTGCACAAGAAAGTAAAACCACCAACCCTATACAAGGAAGGCCAGACATTAAAGGAGACCTATTTTTGGATCTAGGTTTTAATATACTTAATAATCGGCCTGAAGATTTAAGCACAAAGTTTTTCGCTTCAAAAACCGCAAACATTTATTTCCAAAGACCGATCAATTTGGGAGAAAAATCAGGATGGACACTTAATCCTGGAATTGGTCTTGGCCTTGATAAGCTGGCCTTCAAAGACAACATGACTTTGATCAATGACCCAGATAAAGGAACAAACTCAAGCCAGTTAGTGGATATTGATGACGTATATGGTGAGGGTATTTCTGTAGATAAAAACACCATGGCACTAAATTATGTAGATATTCCGGTCGAAATACGTTACCATTTTAATAAAAGCGACTACAATGAAGGGTTCCGTATTGCTTTAGGAGGTAAAGTAGGTATGCTGTACGAAGCGCATACTAAAATCAAATTGACTGATTCGGATGGTGTAAACAGAAAAATAAAAGACTCCCAAGAGTTCGGGCTTAATAAATTCAGGTATGGCGTGTATACTCGAGTAGGACTATCAGGCTTTAACCTTTGGGCTTATTACGGACTGAACGATGTCTTCAAATCAGGACAAGGCCCTTACGAAACAGAATCTACCCAATTTAATTTCGGGATGTCTGTAGCTCTATTCTAATGATATATTGTTAAAGACTTAAGCTTAAAAAGCCTTCCAACTAGTTGGAAGGCTTTTTATTTGAACTTTGGTTTCCTTTTTTCCAAAAATGCCATTACTCCTTCCTTAAAGTCAGAAGACTTGCCTGCTTTCTCCTGAAAGTCCGCCTCCATGGAAAGAACATCTTTAAGGTTCATTTTTTGGGCTTTGTTTAACATCTCCTTAATTAGTGCCACCGCATTAGCAGATGAGTTTGCATAAATCTCCACAAACTGTAGTACGACATCATCCAAATCCATAACCTCAACGGATTTATTGATCAAACCAAGCTTTTCTGCTTCATCTGCATAAACCTTTCTCCCCGTAGTGGCCAATTCAAATGCCAAGGGATATCCCAGTCTTTCAAGTAGAAAATAGTTGGATCCTGCATCCATGATCAATC harbors:
- a CDS encoding porin family protein, which translates into the protein MKRLIIILLVFVLPISLFAQESKTTNPIQGRPDIKGDLFLDLGFNILNNRPEDLSTKFFASKTANIYFQRPINLGEKSGWTLNPGIGLGLDKLAFKDNMTLINDPDKGTNSSQLVDIDDVYGEGISVDKNTMALNYVDIPVEIRYHFNKSDYNEGFRIALGGKVGMLYEAHTKIKLTDSDGVNRKIKDSQEFGLNKFRYGVYTRVGLSGFNLWAYYGLNDVFKSGQGPYETESTQFNFGMSVALF